In Limnobaculum parvum, one DNA window encodes the following:
- a CDS encoding diacylglycerol kinase, producing MNQVTGLTRIIKAAGYSWGGLQAAWKNEAAFRQEIVLLLVAIILASWLDVTLVERILLIGSVVLIVGFEIINSAIEAVVDRIGTEHHELSGRAKDMGSAAVLIMILLALFVWVSVLWSHFSRYIS from the coding sequence ATGAACCAAGTGACAGGGCTTACTCGTATCATTAAAGCAGCAGGATATTCATGGGGTGGCTTACAGGCCGCCTGGAAAAATGAAGCTGCTTTTCGTCAGGAAATTGTGCTGCTGCTGGTGGCCATTATTCTCGCCAGTTGGTTGGATGTCACCCTCGTTGAACGAATCTTGCTGATTGGTTCGGTGGTATTGATTGTGGGTTTTGAAATTATCAATAGTGCGATTGAAGCGGTCGTTGACCGTATAGGTACCGAACACCATGAGCTTTCGGGTCGGGCGAAGGACATGGGATCTGCGGCTGTACTGATTATGATATTACTGGCGCTGTTTGTCTGGGTTTCTGTGCTTTGGAGTCATTTTTCTCGATATATCTCGTAA
- the plsB gene encoding glycerol-3-phosphate 1-O-acyltransferase PlsB encodes MSGWRKLYYKLLNIPIKMLVRSKCIPSDPIAELGLDTTRPILYVLPYNSKADLLTLRGQCLAQELPDPLEPYEIDGQLLPRYVFIHEGPRVFSYYAPKEESIKLFHDYLDLHRNHPDLDIQMIPVSVMFGRSPGREGHESHDAPRLQLFNGIQKFFVVLWLGRDSFVRFSQTVSLRYMANEHGTDKTIAQKLARVARMHFARQRLAATGPKLPMRQDLFNKLLTSKAIEKAVEEEAASKKISLTKAKQNAVEMMEEIAANFTYETLRVTDRVLSWTWNRLYQGIHVHNAERVRQLAQDGHGIVYAPSHRSHMDYLLLSYVLYHQGLVPPHIAAGINLNFWPAGPIFRRLGAFFIRRTFKGNKLYSTVFREYLGELFSRGYSVEYFVEGGRSRTGRLLEPKTGTLSMTIQAMLRGGNRPITVVPVYIGYEHVMEVGTYANELRGATKEKENLWQVIRTMRKLRNLGLGYVNFGEPIPLMTYLNQNVPNWRESIDPIETPRPNWLTPTVNQIASKLMVNINKAAAANAMNLCCTALLASRQRALTREQLLEQLDCYTQLLRNVPYAKDATVPSSTPEQMLEHALKMSKFEVEKDNAGEIIILAREQAVLMTYYRNNIHHMLVLPSLIASIVMHHDGISRQQIIGQVSLIYPLLREELFMHYSDEKLPVVIDTLIDELERQNLIRQQADGLLVLTPSRIRTLQLLAAGVRETLQRYTITLSLLRNNPSINRGMLEKESRLLAQRLSVLHGINAPEFFDKAVFSTLVATLRTEGYINDVGDAVPENMQTMYDMLTRLMTPEVKLTIESVTVAPSENETPTEQVTSL; translated from the coding sequence ATGTCTGGTTGGCGTAAACTTTACTATAAGCTATTGAATATACCTATAAAAATGCTGGTTCGTAGCAAGTGTATTCCTTCTGATCCCATTGCTGAACTGGGATTAGATACCACACGCCCAATATTGTATGTCCTGCCCTATAACTCAAAAGCAGACCTGTTAACCCTACGTGGACAGTGTTTGGCTCAGGAATTACCCGACCCATTAGAACCTTATGAGATTGATGGTCAGCTACTGCCCCGTTATGTTTTTATTCATGAAGGCCCACGGGTTTTCAGCTATTACGCCCCAAAAGAAGAGTCAATAAAGCTATTTCACGATTATCTGGACCTGCACCGCAATCATCCCGATCTGGATATCCAGATGATTCCAGTCTCCGTGATGTTTGGTCGCTCTCCTGGTCGCGAAGGTCATGAAAGCCATGACGCTCCTCGCCTTCAACTGTTTAACGGAATTCAGAAATTTTTCGTGGTGTTGTGGTTAGGCCGCGACAGTTTTGTACGCTTTTCCCAAACTGTTTCATTACGTTATATGGCGAATGAGCACGGTACCGATAAGACCATAGCCCAAAAGCTGGCTCGCGTTGCCCGTATGCACTTTGCCAGACAGCGCCTTGCCGCAACCGGACCAAAGTTGCCGATGCGTCAGGATCTGTTCAATAAATTACTGACCTCAAAAGCCATTGAAAAAGCGGTTGAGGAAGAGGCTGCATCAAAGAAGATATCGCTGACTAAAGCCAAACAAAACGCCGTCGAGATGATGGAAGAGATTGCAGCTAACTTTACCTATGAAACGCTGCGAGTCACTGATCGGGTGCTCAGTTGGACATGGAACCGACTTTATCAAGGTATCCATGTCCATAACGCCGAACGCGTTCGTCAGTTAGCACAGGATGGTCATGGTATTGTCTATGCACCAAGCCATCGTAGTCATATGGACTATCTTCTGCTCTCCTATGTGCTCTATCATCAAGGACTGGTACCACCGCACATTGCTGCCGGTATCAACCTCAACTTCTGGCCAGCGGGTCCTATTTTCCGTCGGCTGGGAGCATTCTTTATTCGCCGAACGTTTAAAGGCAACAAGCTTTACTCTACGGTGTTCCGTGAATACTTGGGCGAATTATTCAGCCGTGGTTATTCCGTTGAATACTTTGTTGAAGGTGGGCGTTCACGTACAGGCCGATTGCTGGAACCGAAAACCGGTACGCTTTCAATGACCATTCAGGCGATGCTGCGCGGCGGCAACCGCCCTATCACTGTTGTACCCGTGTACATCGGTTATGAGCACGTGATGGAAGTGGGTACTTACGCCAATGAACTCCGTGGCGCGACCAAAGAGAAAGAGAACCTCTGGCAGGTAATACGTACCATGCGTAAGTTACGTAATTTGGGATTAGGCTATGTGAACTTTGGTGAACCCATCCCCTTAATGACCTACCTGAACCAAAATGTACCAAACTGGAGAGAGTCTATCGATCCGATAGAAACCCCAAGACCAAACTGGTTAACACCGACTGTCAATCAAATTGCTAGCAAGCTGATGGTTAACATTAATAAAGCAGCCGCAGCTAACGCTATGAACCTATGTTGTACTGCATTATTGGCGTCTCGCCAACGGGCCCTAACCCGCGAGCAACTGCTGGAACAACTTGATTGCTATACCCAGCTACTACGCAATGTACCTTATGCTAAAGACGCGACCGTTCCATCCAGCACGCCAGAACAGATGCTGGAACATGCGCTGAAAATGAGTAAGTTTGAGGTAGAGAAAGACAACGCCGGTGAGATCATCATATTAGCGCGTGAACAAGCGGTTCTGATGACCTATTACCGTAATAACATTCATCATATGCTCGTTCTGCCATCGCTTATCGCCAGCATTGTAATGCACCACGATGGGATCTCCCGCCAGCAGATTATTGGTCAGGTTTCGCTGATCTATCCACTGCTACGTGAAGAGCTGTTTATGCACTACAGTGACGAAAAGCTACCTGTGGTAATAGATACCTTGATCGATGAACTGGAACGCCAGAATCTTATCCGCCAGCAGGCAGATGGTTTACTGGTGCTGACGCCTTCCCGTATTCGTACGCTACAGTTACTAGCCGCTGGCGTCAGAGAAACACTACAGCGCTATACCATTACACTTTCGTTGCTACGCAATAACCCAAGTATTAACCGCGGTATGCTGGAGAAGGAGAGTCGCTTGCTGGCTCAACGTCTCTCTGTTTTACACGGTATCAATGCGCCAGAATTTTTTGATAAGGCAGTTTTCTCTACGTTGGTGGCAACACTGCGTACTGAAGGATATATCAATGATGTGGGTGATGCCGTGCCGGAAAACATGCAGACCATGTATGACATGTTGACTCGCCTGATGACGCCAGAAGTAAAACTAACCATTGAAAGCGTCACTGTTGCACCATCAGAAAACGAAACGCCAACAGAGCAAGTAACCAGCCTCTGA
- a CDS encoding tryptophan 7-halogenase, whose amino-acid sequence MLNLRTPKRIVILGGGTAGWFAALTLRRIFSANVEVRVIESSQIGIVGVGEGGLLNIHDALLRNQIDIKEFMAETDATFKWGFSYEGWRTGKADDKFYHLFTSARGEGAQWVEGGFLPYYSALINQGVPLESWIRGFQLIKNNASMEEAIKAVDEDRTDLVTSFHFDSYKIAKYMKKVALSRGVVHEDVLVKDFVRNEEGLVTKLITEKGEVELDFLIDSSGLTRQVMAKMPGARWQTFKDYLLMDSAIPFYMPHPNKNPMLITRAITMDAGWMWQIPLSTRVGAGYVFSSKHKSEADAIDEIQKYLGFEIEPHKTIRFDPGCYEQVWIKNVMSLGLSSGFVEPLEATSIGQMIEQLRNFERVLVSSQGIISENSIREYNEANLASWHGIRDFLRMHYDCTRNDTPLWQEVNKSPMTDRYAEFRKCIQERTPHLIDVENYAINGWGGIFHPVNWMSVAVPLGLVPVSAAGMDLLWLSKDKQQKALDFVKKVQEKGW is encoded by the coding sequence ATGTTAAATTTGAGAACGCCAAAGCGCATCGTTATTCTCGGTGGTGGAACAGCAGGATGGTTTGCAGCGCTGACGTTACGCCGTATTTTTAGTGCTAATGTGGAAGTTCGGGTTATTGAATCCAGCCAGATTGGTATTGTTGGCGTTGGTGAAGGTGGACTGCTGAATATTCATGATGCGCTACTGCGTAACCAGATCGACATAAAAGAGTTTATGGCAGAGACCGATGCTACTTTTAAGTGGGGTTTCAGTTATGAAGGTTGGCGTACGGGTAAAGCTGATGATAAATTCTACCATCTGTTTACCTCTGCTCGCGGTGAAGGCGCCCAGTGGGTTGAGGGTGGTTTCCTGCCATATTATTCTGCATTAATTAATCAGGGTGTACCGCTAGAGTCATGGATTCGCGGTTTCCAACTGATTAAAAATAATGCATCAATGGAAGAGGCGATTAAGGCAGTAGACGAAGATCGTACCGATCTGGTGACTTCTTTCCACTTCGACAGTTACAAAATTGCCAAATACATGAAGAAAGTGGCACTGTCTCGTGGTGTGGTTCATGAAGATGTACTGGTTAAAGATTTCGTTCGTAATGAAGAAGGACTGGTTACCAAGCTCATCACTGAGAAAGGTGAAGTTGAGCTCGACTTCCTGATCGACTCCAGTGGCCTGACTCGTCAGGTAATGGCAAAAATGCCTGGTGCCCGTTGGCAGACCTTTAAAGACTATCTGTTGATGGATAGCGCAATTCCATTCTATATGCCTCATCCAAATAAAAATCCAATGCTGATTACTCGGGCAATCACTATGGATGCTGGTTGGATGTGGCAGATTCCTCTATCTACGCGCGTTGGTGCTGGTTATGTATTCAGCAGCAAACATAAAAGTGAAGCCGACGCCATTGATGAGATTCAGAAGTATCTCGGATTTGAAATTGAGCCTCATAAAACGATTCGCTTCGATCCAGGCTGCTATGAGCAAGTGTGGATTAAGAACGTTATGTCTCTGGGCCTCTCTTCCGGTTTTGTTGAGCCGTTGGAAGCAACTTCAATTGGTCAGATGATCGAACAGTTACGTAACTTTGAGCGCGTGCTGGTATCAAGCCAAGGCATCATCTCTGAGAACAGTATTCGTGAATATAACGAAGCTAATCTGGCGTCATGGCACGGTATTCGTGACTTCCTGCGTATGCACTATGACTGTACTCGCAACGATACCCCGCTGTGGCAAGAAGTCAATAAATCGCCAATGACGGATCGTTATGCTGAATTCAGAAAATGCATTCAGGAACGTACACCTCACCTGATTGACGTAGAAAACTACGCTATCAATGGCTGGGGCGGTATCTTCCATCCGGTTAACTGGATGTCGGTTGCGGTTCCTTTAGGGCTGGTACCGGTAAGTGCAGCAGGTATGGACTTACTGTGGTTGTCTAAAGATAAGCAACAGAAAGCGCTGGATTTCGTTAAGAAGGTCCAAGAGAAGGGCTGGTAA
- the ubiA gene encoding 4-hydroxybenzoate octaprenyltransferase, producing the protein MRINKPIGALLLLWPTLWALWLAGKETPNVYILIIFIIGVFLMRAAGCVINDFADRHFDGHVERTRNRPLPSGTVTEKESKVLFLSLVTISFLLVLTLNRLTILLSVAAVILAWIYPFMKRFTHLPQVILGMAFGWSIPMAYAAVSDALPLSCWLLLLANICWTVAYDTQYAMVDRNDDLKIGIKSTAILFGRYDKLIIGLLQLGTVLILCWIGYLNNLASSFYWFLLLASVLFIYQQNLISLRERDKCFRAFMNNNYVGLMIFIGFLVST; encoded by the coding sequence ATGCGTATCAATAAACCCATCGGGGCTTTGTTGTTGCTCTGGCCTACGCTTTGGGCGCTCTGGCTTGCTGGGAAGGAAACGCCGAACGTTTATATTCTGATTATCTTTATCATCGGTGTATTTCTGATGCGTGCGGCTGGCTGTGTGATTAATGATTTTGCCGATCGTCATTTTGACGGACATGTTGAACGTACCCGTAACCGTCCGCTACCAAGCGGCACCGTAACAGAGAAAGAAAGTAAGGTGCTGTTTTTGTCGCTAGTGACTATCTCATTCTTATTAGTTTTAACACTAAACCGGTTGACGATTTTACTTTCTGTTGCAGCAGTGATCCTGGCCTGGATTTATCCCTTTATGAAACGGTTTACCCATTTGCCTCAGGTCATTTTGGGAATGGCATTTGGCTGGTCAATACCGATGGCTTATGCCGCTGTCAGTGATGCATTACCACTTAGCTGCTGGTTGCTATTACTTGCCAATATATGCTGGACCGTAGCATACGATACGCAATATGCCATGGTCGATCGTAATGATGATTTGAAAATCGGAATTAAATCAACCGCTATTCTTTTTGGGCGTTATGACAAACTGATTATTGGCCTGCTTCAATTAGGGACCGTACTCATATTATGCTGGATAGGTTATTTAAATAATTTAGCCTCTTCTTTTTACTGGTTTCTGTTATTAGCCAGTGTGCTATTTATTTATCAACAGAATCTTATTTCTCTGAGAGAAAGAGATAAATGCTTCCGGGCATTTATGAATAATAATTATGTTGGTTTGATGATTTTTATCGGGTTCTTGGTGAGCACCTAA
- the ubiC gene encoding chorismate lyase: MSEALLIPNWKTRDWYSAQNNSLSKPVAEWLLEENSMTSRCERFCRNVTVKPLFEGYVSASSLGKEQQELPIDTRYWVREVFLFGDTIPWIWARTVIPEMTLSGPEQRLIGLGDTPLGHYLFSQTALERDYIQVSLHDSLWGRRSRLRLSGKPLLLTEIFLPSSPLY, encoded by the coding sequence ATGAGTGAAGCGCTATTGATACCAAATTGGAAAACACGAGATTGGTATTCGGCGCAAAATAATTCGTTAAGTAAACCTGTAGCAGAGTGGCTATTGGAAGAAAATTCCATGACTAGCCGCTGCGAGCGCTTTTGCCGCAACGTGACGGTCAAACCCTTATTTGAAGGATATGTTTCTGCCTCTTCACTCGGCAAAGAGCAACAGGAATTACCTATAGATACACGCTACTGGGTGCGTGAAGTCTTTTTGTTTGGTGATACTATTCCGTGGATATGGGCGCGTACCGTTATTCCAGAAATGACTCTCAGTGGCCCGGAACAAAGGCTGATTGGACTGGGCGATACCCCACTGGGGCATTATCTGTTCAGTCAGACCGCACTTGAGCGGGATTATATTCAGGTATCTTTACACGATAGTTTGTGGGGGCGGCGTTCCCGCTTGCGTCTGTCGGGTAAACCTCTGCTATTGACGGAGATTTTTCTACCGTCATCACCGTTATATTAA
- the psiE gene encoding phosphate-starvation-inducible protein PsiE, which yields MLENIKRAALVARILQTVLNFGLLLLAVILIVFLGKETYALIQMLFVNTSQSSSYLLIEGIVIYFLYFEFIALIIKYFQSGYHFPLRYFIYIGITAIIRLIIVDHKDPMDTFIYSGAILVLVVALYLANTDRLKRE from the coding sequence ATGCTGGAAAATATTAAACGTGCGGCACTGGTAGCACGCATACTGCAAACGGTTCTGAATTTTGGCCTGCTATTGCTGGCGGTAATTCTGATCGTGTTTCTTGGTAAAGAGACTTATGCCCTGATTCAGATGCTGTTTGTTAATACCTCTCAATCATCCAGCTACTTATTGATTGAAGGCATTGTTATCTATTTTCTCTACTTTGAATTTATTGCCTTGATCATTAAGTATTTTCAGTCAGGCTATCACTTTCCTCTCCGCTACTTTATCTACATTGGTATTACGGCCATCATCCGCTTGATCATTGTTGACCATAAAGATCCAATGGATACTTTTATCTATTCTGGCGCAATTTTGGTTTTAGTTGTGGCACTTTACTTGGCTAATACCGATCGATTAAAGCGTGAGTAA
- the pgi gene encoding glucose-6-phosphate isomerase — MKSINPMETVAWQALEKHFDEMKKVTISDLFMQDKQRFEHFSSTFDNQMLIDYSKNRITETTLALLRNLAKESDLSGAIKSMFSGEKINRTEDRAVLHVALRNRSNTPILVDGKDVMPEVNAVLAKMKSFCARIISGEWKGFTGKAITDVVNVGIGGSDLGPYMVTEALRPYKNHLNMHFVSNVDATHIAETIKTLNPETTLFLIASKTFTTQETMTNAHTARDWFLSAGKPADVAKHFAALSTNAKAVAEFGIDTANMFEFWDWVGGRYSLWSAIGLSIALSVGFDNFEKLLSGAHAMDRHFADIPVEKNLPVTLALIGLWYNNFYGAETEAILPYDQYMHRFAAYFQQGNMESNGKYVDRNGKAVSYQTGPIIWGEPGTNGQHAFYQLIHQGTKLIPCDFIAPAHSHNPLGDHHSKLLSNFFAQTEALAFGKGAEEVRAEFIKSGQKPEDFEQIVPFKVFEGNRPTNSILLKEITPYSLGALIALYEHKIFTQGVIMNIFSFDQWGVELGKQLANRILPELADSQAVSSHDSSTNGLINTFKQWR; from the coding sequence ATGAAAAGTATTAATCCCATGGAAACGGTAGCGTGGCAGGCACTTGAAAAGCATTTTGATGAGATGAAAAAGGTCACTATTAGTGATCTATTTATGCAGGATAAGCAGCGTTTTGAACATTTTTCATCGACATTTGATAATCAGATGTTGATTGATTACTCCAAAAACCGTATCACCGAGACAACATTGGCGCTTCTGCGCAATCTGGCAAAAGAGTCCGACCTTTCCGGCGCGATAAAATCGATGTTCAGCGGTGAGAAGATTAACCGTACCGAAGATCGTGCGGTACTTCATGTTGCATTACGCAATCGATCTAATACCCCGATTCTGGTTGATGGCAAAGATGTGATGCCTGAGGTGAATGCAGTATTAGCTAAAATGAAATCTTTCTGTGCTCGCATCATCAGCGGTGAATGGAAAGGTTTTACCGGTAAAGCCATTACTGATGTGGTCAATGTCGGTATTGGTGGTTCAGATTTAGGACCTTATATGGTGACAGAGGCGCTGCGTCCCTATAAAAATCACCTGAATATGCATTTTGTCTCTAATGTTGATGCTACCCATATTGCGGAAACCATTAAAACGTTAAATCCTGAAACCACGCTGTTTCTGATTGCCTCCAAAACCTTCACAACTCAAGAAACCATGACTAACGCCCATACGGCTCGTGACTGGTTCCTGAGTGCGGGGAAACCGGCTGATGTGGCTAAACACTTTGCGGCACTTTCCACCAATGCTAAAGCGGTGGCTGAGTTTGGTATTGATACCGCCAATATGTTTGAGTTTTGGGACTGGGTTGGTGGGCGTTATTCACTGTGGTCTGCTATTGGCCTGTCGATTGCACTTTCTGTTGGTTTTGATAATTTTGAGAAGTTACTTAGCGGTGCGCACGCTATGGACCGTCACTTTGCAGATATACCAGTGGAGAAAAACCTACCGGTAACATTGGCTCTGATTGGTCTATGGTATAACAACTTTTATGGTGCAGAGACGGAGGCTATTCTGCCTTACGATCAGTATATGCACCGTTTTGCCGCCTATTTCCAACAGGGAAATATGGAGTCTAATGGTAAATATGTTGACCGTAACGGTAAAGCGGTGAGCTATCAAACGGGTCCTATCATTTGGGGCGAACCGGGCACTAATGGGCAGCATGCTTTCTATCAGTTGATTCATCAGGGAACCAAGCTGATCCCATGTGATTTTATTGCGCCAGCCCACAGCCATAACCCATTAGGCGATCATCACTCAAAACTGCTATCTAACTTCTTTGCCCAGACAGAAGCGCTAGCTTTCGGTAAAGGTGCTGAAGAAGTACGGGCTGAATTTATTAAGTCAGGTCAGAAGCCAGAAGATTTTGAACAGATTGTTCCTTTTAAAGTTTTTGAGGGCAATCGCCCAACCAACTCCATTTTATTGAAAGAGATTACCCCATATAGTCTGGGGGCGCTGATTGCCCTGTATGAACACAAGATTTTCACACAGGGTGTCATCATGAATATCTTCAGCTTTGATCAGTGGGGTGTTGAACTGGGCAAGCAGCTTGCTAACCGTATCCTGCCGGAGTTGGCCGACAGTCAGGCGGTGTCCAGCCATGACTCTTCTACCAATGGATTAATTAATACCTTTAAGCAGTGGCGTTAA
- a CDS encoding LysR family transcriptional regulator, which produces MDRLTAMQVFVESVDRGSLTAAAERLGLSRAKASRYLAELERWLGIRVLHRSTRSLSLTSAGELALIDCRQMLQIQEKMMAARHDHASVPKGTLRITCSQSFSQSYLANLIAEYSLLYPQVTIDIQLLDRAVNLVDERIDLAIRITNTLEQGIIARPLGTCYSVTCASPNYLDKMGRPQRPEDLSRHVCLTHAKFGAHTWTYRSTEESGELIKIPVKGRISANEALALKDASIAGVGITLLPSYLVRNELSSGRLEAILTKYEVEPMTIYAIYTSRSYMSAALRTLLTFLDERFKSDNFWK; this is translated from the coding sequence ATGGATCGATTAACCGCCATGCAGGTGTTTGTTGAATCAGTAGATCGTGGGAGCCTGACGGCAGCGGCTGAGCGATTGGGGTTATCCCGAGCGAAGGCTTCCCGCTATCTGGCTGAACTGGAACGTTGGCTAGGTATACGGGTGTTACATCGTTCCACTCGGAGCCTTAGTTTGACCTCTGCTGGAGAGTTGGCACTCATTGACTGTCGTCAGATGCTGCAAATTCAGGAAAAAATGATGGCGGCACGCCATGATCACGCTTCTGTTCCTAAGGGAACATTACGCATCACCTGCAGCCAGTCTTTTAGTCAGTCCTATCTGGCTAATTTGATTGCCGAGTATTCTTTACTTTATCCTCAGGTAACTATCGATATCCAATTGCTGGATCGCGCGGTGAACCTAGTGGATGAGCGTATTGATTTAGCTATCCGCATTACCAATACGCTGGAACAGGGGATAATCGCTCGTCCGTTGGGAACCTGCTATTCTGTCACCTGCGCTTCACCGAACTATCTGGATAAGATGGGACGCCCTCAGAGACCTGAAGACTTATCACGACATGTTTGTCTGACTCATGCCAAGTTTGGTGCTCATACTTGGACTTACCGCTCAACCGAAGAGAGCGGTGAACTGATTAAAATCCCGGTAAAAGGGCGTATCAGTGCTAATGAAGCGCTGGCACTAAAGGATGCATCAATAGCTGGCGTTGGTATTACGCTGTTACCATCCTATTTAGTCAGAAATGAGCTGTCCAGTGGGCGGCTTGAGGCTATCCTGACTAAGTATGAGGTGGAGCCAATGACCATCTATGCCATCTATACGTCACGCAGCTATATGTCAGCGGCATTACGCACGTTGTTAACCTTTCTGGATGAACGGTTTAAGTCAGACAACTTTTGGAAATAA
- a CDS encoding nuclear transport factor 2 family protein, which produces MRTKLLFSLLLLALPFTGYAKTDSQQTLNKQTVIEFYQLAINKKDAEAAVKYLGPTYTQHNPLAQDGIEGLKNYIAYLKKERPQTHNEIKQVFTDGDYVILHVKSTQYPDDIGLAIIDIFKLKDEKIIEHWDVIQPIPTAAANNNGMF; this is translated from the coding sequence ATGAGAACAAAACTACTTTTTAGCCTGCTGTTACTCGCTCTGCCGTTTACTGGTTATGCAAAAACTGATAGCCAGCAAACGTTAAACAAACAAACGGTGATTGAGTTTTATCAACTGGCGATCAACAAAAAAGATGCTGAAGCCGCAGTGAAATATTTAGGACCAACTTACACTCAACATAACCCTCTAGCACAAGATGGCATTGAAGGATTGAAGAACTACATTGCCTATCTGAAGAAGGAACGTCCTCAAACGCATAATGAAATCAAACAAGTTTTTACTGATGGCGACTACGTGATACTACACGTCAAGAGTACTCAATATCCTGATGATATAGGACTGGCTATCATCGATATTTTTAAACTGAAAGATGAAAAAATCATTGAGCATTGGGATGTTATACAACCAATCCCAACAGCAGCAGCCAACAATAATGGCATGTTTTGA
- a CDS encoding NAD(P)-dependent oxidoreductase, whose protein sequence is MKIAIIGASGKAGQKILAEALSRKHQVTAIVRNAGKISDQSVAVLEKDIFDLTAADLKPFDTVVDAFNASAGHEDLHQSSLVHLRKILSDNPNTRLLVVGGASSLYLDEQLTQRLIDSPDFPDAYRATASNMGEAFLALKKANDINWTYISPSAMFVPEGKRTGSYNIGSERLMVNSTGESTISYADYAIAMLDEIEQGKHIRQRFTVVEK, encoded by the coding sequence ATGAAAATTGCAATTATTGGTGCCAGCGGTAAAGCCGGACAAAAAATCTTGGCGGAAGCCCTGAGCAGAAAACATCAGGTTACAGCCATTGTCCGTAACGCAGGCAAAATAAGTGATCAATCAGTCGCGGTACTGGAAAAGGATATTTTTGATCTGACCGCCGCTGATTTAAAACCTTTTGACACAGTAGTGGATGCATTCAATGCTTCAGCCGGCCATGAAGACCTGCACCAAAGCTCGCTGGTTCATCTGAGAAAAATTCTCTCTGACAACCCAAATACCCGTTTGCTAGTGGTCGGTGGTGCCAGCAGCTTATATCTTGATGAACAGCTAACGCAGCGCCTTATTGACTCCCCAGATTTTCCTGACGCATACAGAGCAACAGCCAGCAACATGGGAGAGGCATTCCTAGCGTTGAAGAAAGCAAACGACATCAACTGGACCTATATCAGCCCATCGGCCATGTTTGTTCCCGAGGGTAAACGCACCGGCAGTTATAATATCGGCAGCGAGCGATTAATGGTTAATAGTACCGGAGAGAGCACCATCAGCTATGCTGACTATGCCATTGCCATGCTGGATGAGATCGAACAAGGCAAGCATATTCGTCAACGTTTTACCGTCGTCGAAAAATAA